A stretch of Amycolatopsis balhimycina FH 1894 DNA encodes these proteins:
- a CDS encoding LysR family transcriptional regulator produces MASLRQLEYLVTVVDTGSFTRAAEQLHVTQPALSHQMRVLERSLGGPLLERLPRAVRLTPMGRAMLPHARAALADAERARCAARLASGTTAGELQVATVYSVSLGVLPPALRVWRRDRPEVDVRLIEFRHADELREAMAAGEADVALGPRPTGWDGPVRELGVEDFVVVLPADGASEEDTTGVVDLSTLAGCAWVHYAPGNGLAELVDETCAAAGFRPRAAVRTEQTAAAPILAAAGLGPALVPANVLPARFDGRVLRPSVPVRRTLVAYTRVAPDPLTTAFIETLAEHATV; encoded by the coding sequence ATGGCTAGTCTCCGGCAGCTCGAGTACCTGGTCACGGTGGTCGACACCGGTTCGTTCACCCGCGCCGCTGAACAGCTGCATGTGACACAGCCGGCGCTGTCGCACCAGATGCGCGTGCTCGAGCGCAGCCTCGGCGGGCCGCTGCTGGAGCGGCTGCCCCGGGCTGTCCGGCTGACCCCGATGGGCCGGGCGATGCTGCCGCACGCGCGAGCCGCGTTGGCCGACGCTGAACGTGCACGCTGCGCCGCCCGGCTCGCGTCCGGGACGACGGCGGGCGAGCTGCAGGTGGCGACGGTGTACTCGGTGAGCCTCGGCGTGCTGCCGCCCGCGCTGCGAGTGTGGCGGCGTGACCGGCCGGAGGTCGATGTCCGGCTCATCGAATTCCGGCACGCCGACGAGCTGCGGGAAGCGATGGCCGCGGGAGAAGCGGACGTCGCGCTCGGTCCGCGGCCCACCGGGTGGGACGGGCCGGTGCGGGAACTGGGCGTCGAGGACTTCGTTGTCGTGCTGCCCGCTGACGGCGCATCGGAGGAAGACACCACCGGCGTGGTCGACCTGAGCACGCTCGCCGGCTGCGCGTGGGTGCACTACGCCCCGGGCAACGGCCTCGCCGAACTCGTGGACGAGACGTGCGCCGCCGCGGGGTTCCGGCCACGCGCGGCGGTCCGCACCGAGCAGACGGCCGCCGCGCCGATCCTCGCCGCCGCGGGCCTCGGTCCCGCCCTCGTCCCGGCGAACGTCCTGCCGGCGCGGTTCGACGGCCGCGTTCTGCGCCCGTCGGTGCCTGTCCGCCGGACACTGGTCGCCTACACGCGCGTCGCGCCCGACCCGTTGACCACGGCGTTCATCGAAACTCTCGCCGAGCACGCCACCGTCTAG
- a CDS encoding SDR family oxidoreductase — protein MKRKTALVAGAHGIIGKHLVEHLRADGGWDVVGLSRRGGPGTVAVDLLDPADTRAKVGSLAGATHVFYAAYQDKPTWAELVPPNLAMLTNLVDAVEAAAPGLEHVSLMQGYKVYGAHLGPFKTPARETDAGHMPPEFNVDQQAFLERHPGSWTWSAIRPSVVGGTTLGNPMNLALVIAVYASISKELGLPLRFPGKPGAYDSLLEMTDSGLLAEATIWATGHQGAFNIANGDLFRWNELWPKLAAYFGLDVAPPLRMSLAEVMADKGPLWTSMSSKYGLSASYADVSSWAFGDFVFGWDYDMFADTSKSRRAGFHTYVETEQMFFRLFDEFRKARVIP, from the coding sequence ATGAAGCGCAAGACCGCCCTGGTCGCCGGGGCCCACGGAATCATCGGCAAGCACCTGGTCGAGCACCTGCGAGCGGACGGCGGCTGGGACGTCGTCGGCCTTTCCCGCCGCGGCGGGCCGGGGACGGTGGCCGTCGACCTGCTCGACCCCGCGGACACCCGTGCGAAGGTCGGCTCCCTGGCCGGCGCGACCCACGTGTTCTACGCCGCTTACCAGGACAAACCGACGTGGGCGGAGCTCGTCCCGCCGAACCTGGCGATGCTGACCAACCTCGTCGACGCGGTCGAAGCGGCGGCGCCCGGATTGGAGCACGTCAGCCTGATGCAGGGCTACAAGGTCTACGGCGCGCACCTCGGCCCGTTCAAGACCCCGGCGCGCGAGACCGACGCGGGGCACATGCCGCCCGAGTTCAACGTCGACCAGCAGGCGTTCCTGGAACGGCATCCGGGGTCGTGGACGTGGTCGGCGATCCGGCCGTCGGTGGTCGGCGGGACCACGCTGGGCAACCCGATGAACCTCGCGCTGGTCATCGCGGTGTACGCGTCGATCTCGAAGGAACTCGGGCTGCCGCTGCGGTTCCCCGGCAAGCCCGGCGCGTACGACAGCCTGCTGGAGATGACCGACTCAGGGCTCCTGGCCGAGGCGACGATCTGGGCGACCGGACACCAGGGCGCCTTCAACATCGCGAACGGCGACCTCTTCCGCTGGAACGAACTCTGGCCGAAACTGGCGGCGTACTTCGGCCTCGACGTCGCGCCGCCGCTGCGGATGTCCCTGGCCGAAGTCATGGCCGACAAAGGGCCACTGTGGACATCGATGTCTTCTAAGTACGGTCTTTCGGCATCCTATGCGGACGTGTCGTCGTGGGCGTTCGGCGATTTCGTGTTCGGCTGGGACTACGACATGTTCGCCGACACGTCGAAGTCGCGGCGGGCGGGCTTCCACACCTATGTCGAAACCGAGCAGATGTTCTTCCGGCTCTTCGACGAGTTCCGCAAGGCGCGGGTGATCCCCTAG
- a CDS encoding NACHT domain-containing protein, translating to MPTQWTFAAVLAIFFAAAAFLVKQFLGEGAKHLGQRFWPNVFRSRRRTLGKRSLRRYVSGVARTYNNHALGFLANTKVTVSDVYVPLQHEVDGRREDIYGSIRTKTRMVVLGAAGAGKSMLLKNSMVKWAKEPGVFDRVPVFVELFRRNRGDDSLFDLVADAFARGGVKKPERFLERALEDGLLSVFFDGFDEIVTDRRGEVTQQLKQFAEKWPNCQIVVTCRDAVYDYDLRPAFEDDVRVAGFDDAAIRRFLGLWFKSKQLPDVRYEVDQMMAGLRASPAIMRLARTPLLLTMIASLHDADPGLGPMLPSSRTEFYEMAVMHLLRRDSQLGRGRELATYKAGHKLMALRAIAVQAQGAIAPGTDRRTVSESELLTNITRVLGRFNLAPTHASDMLEEIVDRSGLLVKVDEGNLLYEFPHLTLQEYLAAMELADSPERLLHLYDSNPGRWRETVKLWCGGANRDCTPVVERIFAGDERDKLLALECLTEARQIDEELAGKVLNHFESALRSGEVADHLVVAALGAVAADPGPRGTALLSRLRQGARERRDLAIEALAASRLRSAVETLTALAKDTPSARIALRSTGELAVPVLAECAKQGSLWAVDDIAAVGTASAGLALVDLLDDEGPVAFRAAWRLAALVNNPDIEEELYRAEPRTVPGPRHDWLWVPFNRNAPQTINEIMGRVGYLIDTSGPEHMPDGPGRIDPRLAMPIGVIGASRQYHPASSERLEERIRDFARSVGLGVKEFHGSALLLGRIYEQDPEAARAAMAEVFDEAHVHSVYRVLLETLPTPILLDLADWFGDMGFRVDEHQWKAVTENPHEPVFLRPLAGAALAVLLLGPYLVGVTRATGTAFGWWPWGPSWLGWTTTVAAACTFVGFGALMLVLDIDWLDDLLGAISPNDDAEDLILLVFGVGLVVSAPGAAVLSWTTLVGWVGIPMLVSAVAALIAVTVALFWVVDRRERKIANPFRELRRLDESIIRVRSTVISGREVTC from the coding sequence GTGCCGACTCAGTGGACTTTCGCCGCCGTGCTGGCGATCTTTTTCGCCGCCGCCGCATTCCTTGTCAAACAATTTCTGGGTGAGGGAGCCAAACACCTCGGCCAGCGATTCTGGCCGAACGTGTTCCGCAGCCGGCGCCGGACGCTGGGAAAGCGCAGCTTGCGACGGTACGTCAGCGGGGTCGCGCGGACGTACAACAACCACGCGCTGGGTTTCCTCGCCAACACCAAGGTCACCGTGAGCGACGTCTACGTCCCCCTCCAGCACGAGGTCGACGGACGCCGCGAGGACATCTACGGCAGCATCCGCACCAAGACCCGCATGGTCGTGCTCGGCGCCGCCGGCGCCGGAAAGTCCATGTTGCTGAAGAACTCTATGGTGAAGTGGGCGAAGGAGCCCGGTGTTTTCGACCGTGTGCCGGTCTTCGTCGAGCTGTTCCGCCGCAACCGCGGCGACGATTCCCTGTTCGACCTGGTCGCGGACGCGTTCGCGCGTGGTGGAGTGAAGAAACCGGAACGGTTTCTGGAACGAGCTCTCGAAGACGGCCTGCTGAGCGTGTTCTTCGACGGATTCGACGAAATCGTGACGGACCGCAGAGGAGAGGTGACACAACAGTTGAAGCAGTTCGCCGAGAAGTGGCCGAACTGCCAGATCGTCGTCACCTGCCGCGACGCGGTCTACGATTACGACCTGCGGCCGGCCTTCGAGGACGACGTCCGGGTGGCCGGTTTCGACGACGCGGCCATCCGCCGGTTCCTCGGTCTCTGGTTCAAATCGAAGCAGCTGCCCGACGTGCGGTACGAGGTCGACCAGATGATGGCGGGGCTGCGGGCCAGTCCCGCCATCATGCGGCTGGCCCGGACGCCGCTGCTGCTCACCATGATCGCGTCCCTGCACGACGCGGATCCCGGCCTCGGGCCGATGCTACCGAGCTCGCGCACCGAGTTCTACGAAATGGCTGTGATGCACCTGCTCAGGCGCGATTCCCAGCTCGGCCGCGGCCGCGAGCTCGCGACCTACAAGGCCGGGCATAAACTCATGGCCCTGCGGGCCATCGCCGTCCAGGCACAGGGGGCCATCGCGCCGGGAACGGACCGCCGGACGGTGTCGGAAAGCGAGCTCCTCACGAACATCACACGGGTACTCGGCCGGTTCAACCTGGCGCCGACCCACGCCTCCGACATGCTCGAGGAAATCGTCGACCGCAGCGGCTTGCTGGTAAAGGTCGACGAGGGCAACCTGCTTTACGAGTTCCCGCACCTGACCTTGCAGGAGTACCTCGCCGCGATGGAACTGGCCGACAGTCCCGAGCGGTTGCTTCACCTCTACGACAGCAACCCGGGCCGTTGGCGCGAGACGGTGAAGCTGTGGTGCGGTGGCGCGAATCGCGACTGCACACCGGTCGTCGAGCGGATCTTCGCCGGCGACGAGCGTGACAAGCTGCTGGCCCTCGAATGCCTGACCGAGGCGCGGCAGATCGACGAGGAGCTGGCCGGCAAGGTGCTGAACCACTTCGAGTCGGCGCTCCGCAGCGGCGAAGTCGCGGACCACCTCGTGGTGGCCGCGCTCGGTGCGGTCGCGGCGGATCCCGGACCACGGGGAACGGCGCTGCTGTCCCGGCTTCGCCAGGGTGCTCGGGAGCGCCGGGACTTGGCGATCGAGGCGCTGGCGGCGTCCCGGCTGCGGTCGGCGGTCGAGACGCTCACCGCGCTGGCCAAGGACACCCCGTCGGCACGGATCGCCCTGCGCTCGACCGGTGAGCTCGCGGTTCCGGTGCTCGCCGAGTGTGCCAAGCAGGGCTCGCTGTGGGCAGTCGACGACATCGCCGCCGTTGGCACCGCGTCGGCGGGCCTGGCGCTCGTCGACTTGCTGGATGACGAGGGTCCGGTGGCTTTCCGCGCCGCGTGGCGGCTGGCGGCCCTGGTGAACAACCCGGATATCGAGGAGGAGCTGTACCGCGCCGAGCCCCGAACGGTGCCGGGACCGCGCCACGATTGGCTGTGGGTGCCGTTCAACCGGAACGCTCCCCAGACGATCAATGAAATCATGGGTCGGGTCGGTTACCTGATCGACACTTCCGGCCCGGAGCACATGCCGGACGGCCCCGGCCGGATCGACCCGAGGCTGGCCATGCCGATCGGGGTGATCGGCGCTTCACGGCAATACCATCCGGCTTCCAGTGAGCGGCTCGAGGAGCGCATTCGCGACTTCGCCCGTTCGGTCGGCCTCGGCGTCAAGGAATTCCACGGCAGTGCCTTGTTGCTCGGTAGGATCTACGAGCAGGACCCGGAGGCGGCGCGGGCGGCCATGGCCGAGGTGTTCGACGAGGCACACGTCCATTCGGTTTACCGGGTTCTGCTGGAAACCCTGCCCACTCCCATTCTCCTGGACCTCGCGGACTGGTTCGGTGACATGGGGTTCCGGGTCGACGAGCACCAGTGGAAGGCCGTCACCGAGAATCCGCACGAGCCGGTCTTCCTCCGGCCCTTGGCCGGTGCCGCCCTCGCCGTTCTCCTCTTAGGCCCGTATCTGGTCGGGGTGACCAGAGCGACCGGAACCGCGTTCGGGTGGTGGCCGTGGGGCCCGTCGTGGCTGGGCTGGACTACGACGGTCGCGGCGGCCTGCACCTTCGTCGGTTTTGGGGCCCTCATGCTGGTGCTCGACATCGACTGGCTCGACGACTTGCTCGGAGCCATCTCGCCCAATGATGATGCGGAGGACCTGATCCTGCTGGTATTCGGGGTCGGCTTGGTCGTCTCCGCTCCGGGGGCCGCGGTGCTGTCGTGGACGACCCTGGTCGGCTGGGTCGGTATTCCCATGCTGGTGAGCGCGGTGGCCGCCCTGATCGCCGTCACTGTCGCGCTCTTCTGGGTCGTCGATCGGCGGGAACGGAAGATCGCCAATCCCTTCCGCGAGCTGCGGAGGCTCGACGAAAGCATCATCCGCGTCCGGTCGACGGTGATCTCGGGGCGGGAAGTGACCTGCTAG
- a CDS encoding SDR family oxidoreductase — MAKTAVVTGAGSGIGRALLGDGYHVVLAGRRTDALGETAGDAAHTLVVPTDVSDEESVRSLFETVRREWGRLDLLVNNAGVSVGGTVAGLSVEDWKRTVDVNLTGMFLCAREAVRLMKDQDPRGGRIVNNGSISAHVPRPASVAYTATKHAVTGLTRSISLDGRAWNVACGQIDIGNAATEMTERMTAGIPQADGRVAAEPTFDLKHVADAVLYMAGLPLDANVQFLTITATTMPFIGRG, encoded by the coding sequence ATGGCGAAGACCGCGGTTGTCACCGGAGCCGGATCGGGGATCGGGCGGGCCCTGCTCGGCGACGGCTACCACGTGGTCCTCGCCGGCCGCCGGACCGACGCGCTGGGCGAGACGGCAGGGGACGCCGCGCACACCCTCGTCGTGCCCACCGACGTCTCGGATGAAGAGTCTGTCCGGAGCCTCTTCGAGACCGTCCGCCGGGAATGGGGACGGCTCGACCTGCTGGTCAACAACGCGGGCGTCTCCGTCGGCGGGACCGTCGCCGGCCTGTCCGTCGAGGACTGGAAACGTACGGTCGACGTCAACCTCACCGGGATGTTCCTCTGTGCCCGGGAGGCCGTGCGGCTCATGAAGGACCAGGATCCGCGCGGCGGCCGGATTGTCAACAACGGCTCTATCTCCGCGCACGTGCCGCGGCCCGCGAGTGTCGCCTACACCGCCACCAAACACGCCGTCACCGGGCTGACCCGGTCGATCTCGCTGGACGGCCGCGCCTGGAACGTCGCCTGCGGGCAGATCGACATCGGCAACGCCGCCACCGAGATGACCGAACGGATGACCGCCGGCATACCGCAGGCGGACGGCCGGGTCGCCGCCGAGCCGACGTTCGACCTGAAGCACGTGGCCGACGCGGTGCTGTACATGGCCGGGCTGCCGCTGGACGCGAATGTCCAGTTTCTGACCATAACGGCGACGACCATGCCGTTCATCGGCCGCGGGTAG
- a CDS encoding class I SAM-dependent methyltransferase encodes MGLRESFQAGLARQLGHPSGLRGRLVGAMLNRRNRTAVVKAVEALEPSGTETALDIGFGGGLGLELLLRRAAAVHAVDISATMLDHARGTFATEISAGRLHLHEGSMTALPLDDHAVDAIVSTNTIYFVLDLGAAFAEVARVLTPSGRFVLGIGDPDLMGRSKMLTDNGFHIRPLDELKAALSLAGLQVTRQERFAHSGLGFHLLVTAPK; translated from the coding sequence ATGGGACTTCGCGAAAGTTTCCAGGCCGGCCTGGCCCGCCAACTCGGCCACCCTAGCGGCCTGCGCGGCCGACTCGTCGGCGCGATGCTCAACCGCCGCAACCGGACGGCGGTCGTGAAGGCGGTCGAGGCCTTGGAGCCATCGGGCACCGAGACGGCACTGGACATCGGCTTCGGCGGCGGCTTGGGCCTGGAGTTGCTGTTGCGCCGAGCGGCCGCGGTCCACGCCGTGGACATCTCGGCGACCATGCTCGACCACGCCCGGGGCACGTTCGCCACGGAGATCTCGGCGGGCCGGCTGCACCTCCACGAAGGTTCGATGACGGCCCTGCCTCTCGACGACCACGCAGTCGACGCGATCGTCTCGACGAACACGATCTACTTCGTCCTAGATCTCGGCGCGGCGTTCGCGGAGGTGGCCCGGGTCCTCACCCCGAGCGGCCGGTTCGTGCTGGGCATCGGCGACCCGGACCTGATGGGCCGTTCGAAGATGCTGACGGACAACGGCTTCCACATCCGCCCGCTGGACGAGCTGAAGGCCGCGCTGAGCTTGGCGGGCCTGCAGGTGACGCGGCAGGAGCGGTTCGCGCACAGCGGGCTGGGATTTCACTTGCTGGTGACCGCACCGAAGTAA
- a CDS encoding S8 family serine peptidase: MVRFSRVAAHAVPLTVGALLLTTGVSAAQPSTVDVATARTEAGINALQSIKKSLSPAERKQSSQLVIEKRLRADRSLAAKLPDYRSGVGVSTAGTVAVDIAAHGKAVASAVQAAGGTVRYVSSDGAVRADLPLSVLDEIAGRADVAEVKPAAQATTWSEPGNRDLRQALAAQAAAATQVSEGDKAHGADTARTTYGVSGSGVKVCVLSDGVDSLAKSQSAGELPTVDVLSGQKGSGDEGTAMLEIIHDLAPSATLGFATAFTSEASFAANIRALRSTGNCQIIVDDVSYFDEAPFQDTQVAQAVNDVTAAGALYFSSAGNSGNATDGTSGYYEGDFRASSTKISGVTGTPHDFDPSSTTQNFDALSTGSLGKPVTLFWSDPWGKSANDYDLFILNSSGSVVASSENGQSGAQNPYEIANVPTTGSGYKVAVVKYSGADRFIALNVIRGRFVASGSLKAFSTNGVTNGHSAAANAFSVAAAPAAAAFSRPLETGDPANPAGPYPGLFSASSKWERFSSDGKRRLFYNADGTAITPGNVSSTGGTVRTKPDITAADGVATSVSGFQPFFGTSAAAPHAAAIAALLLSGKPTATPAQIRTALVSSSIDLGTPGFDTVTGNGVIMAGPALAALGVQAK; this comes from the coding sequence ATGGTGAGATTCAGCCGGGTCGCCGCGCACGCGGTTCCGCTGACGGTCGGCGCGCTGCTGCTGACGACGGGGGTCTCGGCGGCGCAGCCGTCCACCGTGGACGTGGCGACCGCGCGCACCGAAGCGGGTATCAACGCGCTGCAGAGCATCAAGAAGAGCCTGAGCCCCGCGGAACGCAAGCAATCGAGCCAGCTGGTCATCGAGAAGCGGTTGCGGGCCGACCGGTCGCTGGCCGCGAAGCTCCCCGACTACCGCTCCGGCGTCGGTGTCAGCACCGCCGGCACCGTCGCCGTTGACATCGCCGCTCACGGCAAGGCCGTCGCGAGCGCCGTCCAGGCGGCAGGCGGGACCGTCCGCTACGTCTCGTCGGACGGTGCCGTCCGCGCCGACCTGCCGCTGTCCGTGCTGGACGAGATCGCCGGCCGGGCCGACGTGGCCGAAGTGAAGCCCGCGGCGCAGGCCACGACCTGGAGCGAGCCGGGCAACCGGGACCTGCGCCAGGCCCTCGCCGCGCAGGCCGCGGCCGCGACCCAGGTCTCCGAAGGCGACAAGGCGCACGGCGCCGACACGGCTCGTACGACCTACGGCGTCAGCGGCTCCGGCGTCAAGGTCTGCGTGCTTTCCGACGGCGTCGACTCGCTGGCGAAGTCGCAGAGCGCCGGCGAGCTGCCCACGGTCGACGTCCTGTCCGGCCAGAAGGGCAGTGGCGACGAGGGCACCGCGATGCTCGAGATCATCCACGACCTCGCGCCGAGCGCGACGCTCGGCTTCGCCACGGCGTTCACCAGCGAGGCCAGCTTCGCCGCGAACATCCGTGCGCTGCGCAGCACCGGCAACTGCCAGATCATCGTCGACGACGTCTCCTACTTCGACGAAGCGCCGTTCCAGGACACGCAGGTCGCCCAAGCGGTCAACGACGTGACCGCGGCCGGAGCGCTGTACTTCTCCTCGGCCGGCAACTCGGGCAACGCGACCGACGGCACCAGCGGCTACTACGAAGGCGACTTCCGCGCCTCCTCGACGAAGATCAGCGGCGTCACCGGCACCCCGCACGACTTCGACCCGAGCAGCACCACGCAGAACTTCGACGCCCTCTCGACCGGCTCGCTCGGCAAGCCGGTGACGTTGTTCTGGTCCGACCCGTGGGGCAAGTCCGCCAACGACTACGACCTGTTCATCCTGAACTCGTCGGGCAGCGTCGTGGCTTCCAGCGAGAACGGCCAGTCCGGCGCGCAGAACCCGTACGAGATCGCGAACGTGCCCACCACCGGCTCCGGTTACAAGGTCGCGGTGGTCAAGTACAGCGGCGCCGACCGGTTCATCGCCCTGAACGTCATTCGCGGCCGGTTCGTGGCCTCGGGCTCGCTCAAGGCGTTCAGCACCAACGGCGTCACGAACGGCCACTCGGCCGCGGCGAACGCGTTCAGCGTCGCGGCGGCCCCGGCGGCGGCCGCGTTCAGCCGTCCGCTGGAGACCGGCGACCCGGCGAACCCGGCCGGCCCGTACCCCGGCCTGTTCAGCGCGTCGAGCAAGTGGGAGCGGTTCTCCTCCGACGGCAAGCGGCGCCTGTTCTACAACGCCGACGGCACCGCGATTACCCCCGGCAACGTGTCCTCGACCGGCGGCACGGTCCGCACCAAGCCGGACATCACCGCGGCCGACGGCGTCGCGACCTCGGTGAGCGGTTTCCAGCCGTTCTTCGGGACGTCGGCGGCGGCCCCGCACGCGGCGGCGATCGCGGCACTGCTGCTCTCGGGCAAGCCGACGGCGACCCCGGCCCAGATCCGTACGGCTTTGGTGTCTTCGTCGATCGACCTGGGTACCCCCGGGTTCGACACGGTGACCGGCAACGGCGTGATCATGGCAGGCCCGGCGCTGGCCGCGCTGGGTGTGCAGGCCAAATAG
- a CDS encoding zinc-binding dehydrogenase — MKDRRRILTLVDHGRAAELGVLVSKSGRSAARLAELAALYAKGDLRFHVRRVYPYTEAAAAHREVETGHGREKIVLTFS, encoded by the coding sequence GTGAAGGACCGGCGCCGGATCCTCACTCTCGTCGATCACGGCCGGGCTGCGGAACTCGGCGTGCTCGTCTCGAAGTCCGGACGCTCCGCTGCGCGTCTCGCCGAATTGGCCGCGCTTTACGCCAAGGGCGACTTGCGGTTCCACGTACGCCGCGTCTATCCGTACACCGAGGCGGCCGCCGCCCATCGGGAGGTCGAGACGGGACACGGCCGGGAAAAAATCGTTCTCACGTTTTCCTGA
- a CDS encoding nucleotidyltransferase family protein, producing MTDLERLRNMLEHNEVLTELLDRARKLELPHWYLTAGCVVQTVWNVLTGREAARGIKDYDLFYHDAQDLGWEAENRVIRMVGAACEDLPVEVEVRNEARVHLWYEGKFGIPCRPFATTEQAIDAFPAICSCVGVRIERDGIWRFHAPHGCDDLFALVVRPNPVLAPREVYERKAARWQNQWPQLKVRPWS from the coding sequence ATGACGGACCTCGAGCGGCTCCGAAACATGTTGGAACACAACGAAGTTCTCACCGAATTGCTCGATCGGGCAAGGAAACTCGAACTCCCGCATTGGTACCTCACCGCCGGGTGCGTCGTGCAGACCGTTTGGAACGTCCTGACCGGACGCGAAGCGGCGCGGGGAATCAAGGACTACGACCTCTTCTATCACGATGCCCAAGACCTCGGCTGGGAAGCCGAAAACCGGGTGATCCGCATGGTCGGCGCCGCGTGCGAAGATCTTCCGGTCGAAGTGGAAGTACGCAACGAAGCCCGAGTGCACCTCTGGTACGAAGGGAAGTTCGGCATCCCCTGCCGTCCCTTCGCCACCACGGAGCAAGCGATCGACGCCTTTCCGGCGATCTGTTCGTGCGTGGGCGTCCGGATCGAACGCGACGGGATCTGGCGCTTCCATGCACCACATGGTTGTGATGACCTGTTCGCGTTGGTCGTTCGGCCGAACCCGGTGCTCGCCCCGCGGGAAGTCTACGAACGCAAAGCCGCCCGATGGCAAAACCAGTGGCCTCAGCTGAAAGTGCGGCCGTGGTCTTGA
- a CDS encoding HNH endonuclease signature motif containing protein translates to MTTTEASVQNITDNEVRKAVVHYLRREDRAFRLRSKQIDHLTDNGIVRVMQAAASEIARLEALQVRAAATLSRRRGNPRSTEAELSLALSVTTRHAGAMIATAEALTSRLPDTFGLMERGRLDLGRAMKVTNATAWLTDEAARGADASLALHLAGKNATEVRKAATYAAKMADPEGAERRTRERRAARCLTLIHQDSGAATLSLDHAPAEKAAAAYARVNGMAKALKTSDEPRTLDQLRADVALNLLLSAEVGGTPPRLEGFLYLDLATYLGLNENPAEFAGHGPISAALARELLGGPDTILRRIITDPLTGQVHDLGRTRYRPTAAMAEFVRVRDRECRRPGCARPAQACEIDHVTDWHHGGPTSTASLAAFCSCDHHLKDEPGWHYALAEDGTLTITTPAGLVHRSTAPPLHAPRAPENSARPLPRTSHPPQNDAA, encoded by the coding sequence ATGACCACCACCGAAGCTTCCGTCCAGAACATCACCGACAACGAAGTCCGCAAGGCAGTCGTGCACTACCTCAGGCGCGAAGACCGAGCCTTCCGCCTTCGTTCGAAGCAGATCGATCACCTGACCGACAACGGCATCGTCCGCGTCATGCAGGCGGCCGCGTCCGAAATCGCACGGCTCGAAGCGCTCCAGGTACGCGCCGCGGCCACACTGAGCCGAAGACGCGGGAATCCGCGCAGTACCGAGGCGGAACTCTCCCTGGCCCTCTCCGTCACGACACGTCACGCGGGCGCGATGATCGCGACAGCCGAGGCACTGACCAGTCGCCTGCCCGACACCTTCGGACTCATGGAGCGCGGTCGGCTCGACCTGGGACGCGCGATGAAGGTCACCAACGCGACAGCATGGCTCACCGACGAGGCCGCGCGGGGCGCCGATGCGAGTCTCGCGTTGCACTTGGCGGGCAAGAATGCCACGGAAGTACGGAAAGCAGCGACGTACGCGGCGAAGATGGCGGATCCGGAAGGTGCCGAACGACGAACCCGCGAACGGCGCGCGGCGCGTTGCCTCACATTGATCCATCAGGATTCGGGCGCGGCGACGCTGTCCCTCGACCACGCGCCGGCCGAGAAGGCCGCCGCGGCGTATGCCCGGGTCAACGGGATGGCCAAGGCGCTGAAGACGAGCGACGAGCCCCGCACGCTGGACCAGCTGCGCGCCGACGTCGCCCTGAACCTACTGCTGAGCGCCGAAGTCGGCGGCACTCCCCCGCGTCTGGAGGGATTCCTCTACCTGGACCTGGCCACCTATCTGGGCTTGAACGAGAACCCGGCGGAATTCGCGGGCCACGGGCCTATTTCCGCGGCCCTCGCCCGCGAACTCCTCGGCGGCCCGGACACGATCCTGCGCCGGATCATCACGGACCCGCTGACTGGTCAGGTCCACGATCTCGGCCGTACCCGTTATCGCCCCACGGCGGCGATGGCGGAGTTCGTCCGGGTCCGCGACCGCGAGTGCCGCCGCCCCGGCTGCGCCCGCCCGGCGCAGGCGTGCGAGATCGACCACGTCACCGACTGGCACCACGGCGGCCCCACCAGTACAGCGTCACTGGCCGCGTTCTGCAGCTGCGACCACCACCTGAAGGACGAACCCGGCTGGCACTACGCCCTGGCCGAGGACGGCACCCTGACGATCACCACCCCCGCCGGCCTCGTCCATCGCTCGACCGCGCCGCCACTGCACGCACCGCGCGCACCCGAGAACAGCGCCCGCCCGCTGCCGCGCACCTCGCACCCGCCTCAGAACGACGCGGCTTAG
- a CDS encoding GNAT family N-acetyltransferase — MRGDELLGFYTLLTEQPELDILFVADDAQGLGIGARLITHMLAEAREREIESVRVVSHPPALPFYVRMGGRRTGTIPPKPPKVRWERPELRFEVPTC; from the coding sequence ATGAGAGGCGACGAACTCCTCGGTTTCTACACGCTGCTGACAGAGCAACCGGAACTCGACATCCTCTTCGTCGCGGACGACGCGCAGGGCCTCGGCATCGGCGCGCGCCTGATCACGCACATGCTTGCCGAGGCCCGCGAACGCGAGATCGAAAGCGTCCGCGTCGTCTCGCACCCGCCTGCGTTGCCGTTTTACGTCCGCATGGGCGGACGGCGCACCGGCACGATCCCGCCGAAACCCCCGAAGGTCCGCTGGGAGCGGCCGGAGCTCCGCTTCGAGGTCCCTACATGTTGA